From the Gossypium hirsutum isolate 1008001.06 chromosome A02, Gossypium_hirsutum_v2.1, whole genome shotgun sequence genome, the window GGAGAATTTTGTTCATAGAAAGAATagtatcaaaacatatcatacaGTTGTACAATGTCCTCATCATACATGCAATATAACACTTATCGATCATGGGGTCTAAAGCGAAGAGGTAATGGTTCCAAGCTTTTAATCTTGGTTGCATCAGTTGACGACAGGAGGAGCTCTATATACCGCCGGAACCGTAGCTGGGAAGAACATCTGTCTCACTCCCTCTGCCTTGATTATGGGGAAAATAATTCCAGATGCACTCTGCAATATacagggaaaaatgttcagcacaAGGTGTCGACATCCAATATGCTTATACAGATTTTATGCATTCATTTTGGATTCGAATAACATTCAAGAGCTTAGAGGGTTGAAATTTCGTACCGAAATTAACCTAGCTCCAATCCACATGCGTTGGAACGAAGGAAAAGGTAGGAGCAGACGACCGACTCCGTAAATCGCGACGGCAAAGAAATGAAGTACTAAACTCAACGGCCGAGGGTTTAGACCGGAGAGTAAAGCCACTGGTCCTGTTGAAAAAATACCTCCAAGGCTCAAATAGTCGAAACAGGCTTGGCGCATTTCCTTCCTTGCTTCGTCAGGTGAAGCGGAAAACACCTTGTAAAGAGCACCGGCCAGAGTATTTATTGTAGATGCCACAGGCTGCGAAAAAACGTTGTGTTATGAGCGAACCGCAAGAAAATATTGATAGTATATTGTGAAACCAACTGACCTTGCGTAACGTGTAGAATGATTCGAGATAGCTGGTTAAGGAGGCTGCATCATGAAGGTTATGCAAAGGCCTAAGAAGATCTCGAAGTACAACAATATCGGACAATGCTACGGTCATACCACCGCCGGTTAAAGGATGGCGCATGTTGAAAGCATCTCCCATAAGAAGTGCACCTGGAGTCGGATGAGGATCAGCCGGCATGCTTCTATTTGGCATGGTTCGGATATTACCTTTGTCGACTGCAGCTATGAAGGCATCGCGAAGCTCGGGTGGAACCTGAAACAGAACACTCTCTTCGATTAAACCATGATAAAACAATGTCTGCACTGCAGTGGGCAACCGATGCAAGATACCTGCTGTGCCACCACGGTCTTCAAATGATTCGCCATTTCCCCATTAGCAACGGAAGGAACTTTCTTCCCAGGTACATCGACCAAGCAACGAACCTCTGTACTACTAATCGGATAAAACAAGATGGGTGAAGGATCGGCTAGGATAACGTGGCCATGATTCGAAAACGGGAGTTCACAGTTCTCTAAGACCAAACCCACAAAACAAGAGGGTACATCCACCTATAGAACATCACCAACAAAACAAGCATATGCATATTGAATTGTAGTTCCAAAGAACACGATATGTTAGCCATGGTTGTTCTACTTTATAGAACAATTATAAGACAACAACTTTCACCTTAGGGTTGCAAAGGGACCTGCGAAGGTTCGAAAAACAACCATCGCATACAATCGTAAGAGGAGCATAAGCTCTTAGTTCTTCACCATCTTTAGTTTTGTATTGCACCCCTATAATTGTCCCTTTTTCTTCAATCAAAGATGTCACTGTCCCTTGCTCTAGCTTTACACTGAAAATTTATACATAGCAAAGGTTAAAGAAGATcaattttaagtttatatgaCAATGCTGCAGTACTAAATCGAGGAACCAAAAAAGATTTACTTCGGAAGAGTAGCGGCTTTTTCTCTCATCCTTTGTATTAAACGGCCATTATGGAAGCTTCGTCCTGAAACATCTGCCTGAAACTTCTCCAAGGGATATGACAATTTCGTGTTTCTCCCGTCTTTGAAGAGAGCGTACCCGAACACACGCTGAGCATCAATGTCCTCTACGCAATCTGTAAATCAAGAGTACATGAACTTAACAAGTTGCATTTTGAAATCATGGGCAACAGATTCAACCATATGCATATACCTTCAAGGCCTAATTCAACTAGTTTAAGGTACCCTCCTGGCTGCAACAGTTCTCCAACGATCCGATCCGGTTCGGTCAAGTCTCGTTCGATCACATGAACCCGCCTTCCATCCTGGAAATGATTGTTATTTTCGATAGAGCATTAAATAAACTCAAAAAGTTCAAGCACTTTTAATGAATCTAATGCTTCAGAAATTATGTATTAAGCAACCTCTATAACAAGCCGTTTATATGTTACTAATATCTAAGAGTGTCTCGATTGGTTGCGATACGAAAATATAACCTATAAGATGTAACTCAAGTGGTATTATACTTGCAAATATATGACATACATATCTTAGGTTCGATTTTTCCCGCATATAGATAATTACATAATTAACTACACACAATGCCGATCTCTCCTCTGAACTTTGCAGGTTGTGTCTCTATCAATCAAGGCGTTGATCACTGAACTTAAGCCCACAACAGACTTCATAAGGCTCTCGAACTCTCCACAAAATCGGACAACAACCACAAGGACAATAAGTAATAATTATTGGAGACTTTAGTGGATTACACTTCGAAAACTAGTTTCAGCTACCAATCTGATATAGTTTGTTTAGCAGAAAATCCAAATTTGCAGT encodes:
- the LOC107935261 gene encoding squalene epoxidase 3, with amino-acid sequence MEIVFDNYIVGTFLVSLFAFLFLFILRRYNNNNNDNNTRKKRFEKGYSREFKIQTGTGKGECSPGNGSGDEVIIVGAGVAGAALAYTLGKDGRRVHVIERDLTEPDRIVGELLQPGGYLKLVELGLEDCVEDIDAQRVFGYALFKDGRNTKLSYPLEKFQADVSGRSFHNGRLIQRMREKAATLPNVKLEQGTVTSLIEEKGTIIGVQYKTKDGEELRAYAPLTIVCDGCFSNLRRSLCNPKVDVPSCFVGLVLENCELPFSNHGHVILADPSPILFYPISSTEVRCLVDVPGKKVPSVANGEMANHLKTVVAQQVPPELRDAFIAAVDKGNIRTMPNRSMPADPHPTPGALLMGDAFNMRHPLTGGGMTVALSDIVVLRDLLRPLHNLHDAASLTSYLESFYTLRKPVASTINTLAGALYKVFSASPDEARKEMRQACFDYLSLGGIFSTGPVALLSGLNPRPLSLVLHFFAVAIYGVGRLLLPFPSFQRMWIGARLISSASGIIFPIIKAEGVRQMFFPATVPAVYRAPPVVN